The sequence CGCAGGTGGGCTATTCCTTCTACCGGCCGGGCGGCCGCAACGACGTGGAGGACTACCTGGTCCCTGGCGAGCCCAAGGCCTTCACCGGCCTGCCCACGCACAAGGCGACGCTGACGGGCACGGCGAAGGTGCTGCCGTGGCTGTCCGTCAGCCCCACCGCCGTGCTGGTGGGCCAGCGCTTCGCCGTGGGCGCGCCGGACGAGGAGGGCAACTCGGAGGTCCAGACGCTGGCCCCCCGGCTGCTGCTCAACCTCTTCGTGCGCGCGGAGAACGTGGGGACGAAGGGACTGGAGATTGGCGCGGGCGTCTACAACCTGCTGGGCAGCGACTTCCGGGTGGCCCAGCCGTACAGCGGCGGCCACGCGCCCCTGCCGGTGTTCAGCCGGGAGTTCCTGGTGAAGCTCACGTACCTCTTCGAGCCGTCCTACGACGACGAGTAGCCTGGCCGTCGGACACAGCGCATCCGACGTTGCGCAAGGGCGTGGCGGGGCGTAGGGAAGCCGTCCCCGCCATGTCCGAGAACACCCAGCTCCTCGAAGCCGTCCGCAAAGAAGCCAAACCGGGACTCTGGTCCAGGGGCGTCAGCCTCGCGCGCGATGGCGCGGTGGCGCTCCAGTCGCGCACGGCCTCCGAAATCGAGCTGCGCGTGAAGGTGGCGGGCCGGGCGGTGGCCTTCACCGTCGTCCTCTACCCGGGCGACGAGGCGTGGGAGTGCGACTGCCCCAGCCCGGTGGACCCGTGCGAGCACGTGGTCGCGGGGGCCATCTCCCTGGACAAGGCGGAGAAGCAGGACGCGCCGCTGGAGGCGGTGGCGGAGCGCTGGTCGCGCGTCGTGTACCGCTTCACGCGCGTGGAGGGCGGGCTGCAGCTGCACCGCGTCCTCGCGCACGCGGACGGCACGGAGGAGCCGCTGGAGGACCTCACCGGGCGCCTCGCGAAGCCCCAGGCCGGCGTCACGCTGCAGGTGGAGCAGGTGGACCTGGTGATGGAGCGCCTCCTGGAGCGGCGCACCCGGGGGCCGCTGCTGGCGGAGAAGCTGGACGCGCTGCTGCGGGCGCTGGAGCCCGCGCGCAACGTGCTGCTGGACGGCCGGCCGGTGGCGGTGTCCAGCGAGGTGCTGCCTCCGCGCGCGAAGGTGGAGGACCGGGGCCAGCAGTGGGTCATCACCATCACGCGCGACCCACGCATCACGGAGGTGGTGAGCCCCGGCGTCGCGCTGACGGCGGAGTCGCTGGTGCGCCTGGGCGAGACGGCGATGACGGGCGCGTGGCTCCAGCACCTGCCGCTGGTGCGCACCTATTCGCCCGAGCAACTGGGCGAGCTGTCCGCGAAGATTTTGCCGGAGCTGGCGCGGCGCATGCCGGTGGACATGAAGAGCCGCCGCCTGCCGCCGCTGGACCGCGACCTGAAGCCGCGCATCCTGCTGGAGCTGAACCAGCTCACCCAGGGCCTGTCGGTGCTGCCCACGCTGGTGTACGGCGCGCCGCCGTCGGTGCGCATCGACAACGGGCGCATGGTGTACCTGCGCGGCGCGGTGCCGCTGCGCGACGAGGCCGCGGAGCAGAAGCTGCTCCACCAGCTGCGCGATGAGCTGAACCTGGTGCCCGGCCGCCGGCTGACGGTGCAGGGCCCGGAGATGATGCGCTTCGCGGACAAGCTGCGGAAGTTCCGGGGCGACCTGGGCGGCGACGCGGCGGGCATCGTCAGCCCGGACATGCGCCTCAAGCCGTCGCTGCGCGTGGAGGGCGGCGCGTCCGGCGCGGGCGTGCCGGAGGTGCGCTTCACGCTGGAGTTCGAGGTGGAGGGCGGCAAGGGCGGCGCGCGCACGGTGGACGCGGCCGCGGTGGTGCGGGCGTGGACGGAAGGGCTGGGGCTGGTGCCGCTGGAAGGGGGCGGCTGGGCGCCGCTGCCGCGCGCGTGGCTGGACAAGAACGGGCAGCGCGTCGCGGACCTGCTGGCCGCGCGTCAGGAGGACGGCCGTGTCGCGAACCACGCGCTGCCGGAGCTGACGCAGCTGTGTGAGTCGTTGGATCAGCCGCCGCCTCCGGGCCTGGACAGGCTGGCCCCGCTGGTCGAGGGCTTCGAGAAGCTGCCGCCGCCGGTGCTGCCCGCGGAGCTCAACGCCACGCTGCGCGCGTACCAGCAGCAGGGCGTGAGCTGGCTGTCGTTCCTCAAGGGCGCGGGGCTGGGCGGCATCCTCGCGGACGACATGGGTCTGGGAAAGACGCTCCAGACCATCTGCATCCTGGGCCCCAAATCGCTGGTGGTGTGCCCCACGAGCGTGCTGCCCAACTGGGTGGCGGAGCTGCAGCGCTTCCGGCCGTCGTTGAAGGTCTGCGTGTACCACGGCCCCGGCCGCAAGCTGGACCCCGCGGCGGACATCACGCTCACCACGTATGCGCTGTTGCGCCTGGATGCGCCGGTGCTGGGCGCGCCCACGTGGGAGGCGGTGGTGCTGGACGAGGCGCAGGCCATCAAGAACCCGGAGAGCCAGGTGTCGCGCGCGGCGTTCGGGCTCAAGGCGAACCTGCGGCTCGCGCTCAGCGGCACGCCGCTGGAGAACCGCCTGGATGAGCTCTGGAGCCTGATGCACTTCACCAACCCGGGCCTGCTGGGTGGCCGCCGCCAGTTCGAGGAGAAGACGGCGCAGCCCATCTCGGACGGCAAGCCCGGCGCGGCGGAAGGCCTGCGCCGCCGTATCCGTCCGTTCATCCTGCGGCGTCTCAAGCGGGACGTGGCCCCGGAGCTGCCGCCGCGCACGGACTCCGTGATGCACGTGCAGCTGGATGAGCGCGAGCGCTCCGTCTACGACGCGGTGATGGCCGCGACGCGCGCGGAGGTGGTGGCGCTGCTCAACGAGGGCGGCAGCGTGCTCAAGGCGCTGGAGGCGCTGCTCCGGCTGCGGCAGGCGGCCTGTCACTCGGCGCTGGTGCCGGGGCAGCACGCGAAGACGTCCTCCAAGGTGCAGACGCTGGTGGACGCGCTGGAGACGGCGGTGTCGGAGGGCCACAAGGCGCTGGTGTTCTCGCAGTGGACGTCGCTCTTGGACCTCATCGAGCCGGGGCTCAAGGAGGCGGGCATCGGCTTCGAGCGGCTGGATGGCGCGACGGCGAACCGGGGCGAGGTGACGGCCCGTTTCCAGGGCCAGGACGGCGCGCCGGTGTTGCTCATGTCGCTGAAGGCCGGAGGCACGGGCCTGAACCTCACGGCGGCGGACCACGTGTTCCTGATGGATCCGTGGTGGAACCCGGCGGTGGAGGCGCAGGCCGCGGACCGCGCGCACCGCATCGGGCAGGAGCGGCCGGTGATGGTCTACCGGCTGGTGTCGCAAGGCACGGTGGAGGAGAAGATCCTGGGCCTCCAGGAGAAGAAGCGGGCCCTGTTCGAAGCCGCGCTCAGCGAAGCCGCGGGCGCCGCCGCCATCACCCGCGAGGACCTGCTCCAGCTCTTCGCATGAGCTGGCGCATCACTTCGCGCGTCCACCGATTTCCGGGAAGCGCTCGTAGGCCTGCTTGAGCGCTTCCAGGTGGGCCGGGTCGTCCAGGTCGAGCGGCGTCTGCGTGAGCTGCACGACCCACCCGCCCGATGCCGTGCGCCGCGCCCGTGAAAGCAGCTCGGCGTCACGGCCCGGGTCCGGGAACCCGATGGCCTTCGCGGCCGCGGCTGACCAGTAGTTGAGCCAGCCCAGGAAGTAGGGCGTCTCGGGCCTGGGGCTCTTCTCTGGAAGGTCGAGCATGGGAAGCCCTCGGGGGGAGCGCTCCGGTCCATGCGGCGCGCGGCGGAACTGCCGCGCGACTTCCGAGCCGTAGCCATACGGCGACGCGTGTCCCCAGAACGACCGCGCTCCTTCCGCCATGGCCTCGAGTAACTCCGCCGCTGCCGCGATCACCGGCTCGTCCAACGGCAGTCCCGCATGCACTTCGAGCTGGGGTTGGCCACCTGGGCTGAAGAGTCCGGACCGTCCCCTGCCATTCACTGTCACGGGGTAGCGCTCGTCTCCGTTGCACACCATGGGGAATCCCCCGTCCTCGGTCCGCTCGGTGAGCCACACGTCTCGCTGCGGCAACGCAACGGGGCGCCCGCCTTCCGCGAGGCGCCACTCCAAGCGTAGGCCGGAGAGCGCCTGTTCCATTCCACGGACGACAGCGATCGTACGGCCGTCGTCATCCGAGAGCGCAGGCGCATAGACCGTGAGGGTGAGGGTTCTGCGCCTGTTCATCGCGTGCACCCCGTAACGACGACTTCGAGCGTGGGATCCGCGGCTTCCAGCGCTTCTTTGTGTGCCTCGGTACTCACGCCAACGACGAAGCGATATCCACAGGCCGCTGCGGCTCCTCGCTCCTTTGCGATTTGGACCAATTCCTTCTCAATCTCCTGATCCTGGATGAACCCGTTGTATGTGTCGAATCGGTGGGTCTTGATCTCCCACAGTACGCGCACGCCCACTTGCAGCGCGTCGAACCGTACTCCGTCGACGAGCACGTCCATTCCGGGATACCGGTTGTGCGGAAACCTGTCAGCGCACTTGTTGTGTGCGTCGTCCTCGCCCGCATGGGGAACAGGAACAGGTTCGCAGCTGGCGCGGCCGGTCCGGCTCGCGGACACGGGGGGCAACGGGGGTTGCCAGTCCTGTCCCTCTGGCTCTGGTTTCAGCTTGGGCTTTCACTCCTCTACAGCCTCGCGAGTTGCAACCTTCGTTCCTCGCGTGACTCCTGCTTCCTCGGGGTAGTGGTGGCGTAGCTCGTAGGCATCCAGTTCTTCCTTGATGGCGACGGCGACCACCACCACGCCCAGGACGATCACGGCGCCCACGGCGATTTCAGGAGCCGCCAGCACGCAGAACCCGAGTCCCACCGTCGCGGCATCCGCGGACGCGACCGTGCAACTTCCCGTGGTGTCGTGGAACTCGATCCGCTCGTGGTCGAGGGCCCGATAGCACCGCTCCACCAGCACCGGCCAGGGCTGGGAAGCCTCGCGAACAACACACCGGCCGCCGTCTTTCCAGGGCAGCGCCGCCGCTCGCTGGAGGTTGGCGACCCGGGGAGGCCGCGACGTCGGCGCAGGCGTCGTAGCGCATGCCGTGAGGAAGAAGAGCAGTGCGGCACAAGCGACAACGAGTCGCTCTGGGCCAGCGGCACGCATCGTGGAAGTCATCGAGCCCATGCCTCTCGTAGCAGAAGGTCCAATACCCGCGAGCGCACGTCGTCCCGGATCTCTCGCACGCGCTCCAGGGGCTTGCCCTTGGGGTCCTCCAGAGGCCAGTCACCCCGCTTCAAGCCAGGCACGAAGGGGCAGGCATCACCACATCCCATGGTGATGAGCCACTGGGCATCCCGGGCGAGCTCCTCCGTGAGGAGCTGGGGTCTGGCCTCCGACAGGTCGATGCCCACCTCCGCCATGACGGCCTGGACTTCGGGGTGCACTCGGGAGCCGGGCTGTGTC is a genomic window of Corallococcus macrosporus containing:
- a CDS encoding DUF5953 family protein, with product MNRRRTLTLTVYAPALSDDDGRTIAVVRGMEQALSGLRLEWRLAEGGRPVALPQRDVWLTERTEDGGFPMVCNGDERYPVTVNGRGRSGLFSPGGQPQLEVHAGLPLDEPVIAAAAELLEAMAEGARSFWGHASPYGYGSEVARQFRRAPHGPERSPRGLPMLDLPEKSPRPETPYFLGWLNYWSAAAAKAIGFPDPGRDAELLSRARRTASGGWVVQLTQTPLDLDDPAHLEALKQAYERFPEIGGRAK
- a CDS encoding DEAD/DEAH box helicase, coding for MSENTQLLEAVRKEAKPGLWSRGVSLARDGAVALQSRTASEIELRVKVAGRAVAFTVVLYPGDEAWECDCPSPVDPCEHVVAGAISLDKAEKQDAPLEAVAERWSRVVYRFTRVEGGLQLHRVLAHADGTEEPLEDLTGRLAKPQAGVTLQVEQVDLVMERLLERRTRGPLLAEKLDALLRALEPARNVLLDGRPVAVSSEVLPPRAKVEDRGQQWVITITRDPRITEVVSPGVALTAESLVRLGETAMTGAWLQHLPLVRTYSPEQLGELSAKILPELARRMPVDMKSRRLPPLDRDLKPRILLELNQLTQGLSVLPTLVYGAPPSVRIDNGRMVYLRGAVPLRDEAAEQKLLHQLRDELNLVPGRRLTVQGPEMMRFADKLRKFRGDLGGDAAGIVSPDMRLKPSLRVEGGASGAGVPEVRFTLEFEVEGGKGGARTVDAAAVVRAWTEGLGLVPLEGGGWAPLPRAWLDKNGQRVADLLAARQEDGRVANHALPELTQLCESLDQPPPPGLDRLAPLVEGFEKLPPPVLPAELNATLRAYQQQGVSWLSFLKGAGLGGILADDMGLGKTLQTICILGPKSLVVCPTSVLPNWVAELQRFRPSLKVCVYHGPGRKLDPAADITLTTYALLRLDAPVLGAPTWEAVVLDEAQAIKNPESQVSRAAFGLKANLRLALSGTPLENRLDELWSLMHFTNPGLLGGRRQFEEKTAQPISDGKPGAAEGLRRRIRPFILRRLKRDVAPELPPRTDSVMHVQLDERERSVYDAVMAATRAEVVALLNEGGSVLKALEALLRLRQAACHSALVPGQHAKTSSKVQTLVDALETAVSEGHKALVFSQWTSLLDLIEPGLKEAGIGFERLDGATANRGEVTARFQGQDGAPVLLMSLKAGGTGLNLTAADHVFLMDPWWNPAVEAQAADRAHRIGQERPVMVYRLVSQGTVEEKILGLQEKKRALFEAALSEAAGAAAITREDLLQLFA
- a CDS encoding arsenate reductase ArsC, whose protein sequence is MKKVIFACVHNAGRSQMAAAFFNALADPTRAHAVSAGTQPGSRVHPEVQAVMAEVGIDLSEARPQLLTEELARDAQWLITMGCGDACPFVPGLKRGDWPLEDPKGKPLERVREIRDDVRSRVLDLLLREAWAR